The Erwinia sorbitola nucleotide sequence CGTAGCGCACTGGGCATTACAGATTATTCAATTTATGGGATTCAGCAGAGTCATTATCGCTGGTCTGGATATGAATAATTTTCAACAACCTCGTTTCTATGAAAATGAAAATGACAAATCACCCTGTGGTCTTGAGCAACAATTTTCAGGTTTAATAGAGCCTGCATTCCGACACGCCAGTCAGGTATTAAAAGAGAATTCCATCGAAGTTTTAAATCTCTCATTGAACAGTGCGTTAGATAGCAGTATTTTTAAAAAGGTAAAGCCTCATGATGTCTGCTAAGAATAATAATTTGATAATAAAATCAATGATATTCTTTTATGCTGCTTTTTTATTTTTAATGCCACTCCTCGGTGGGCTTGGGAAAGTCAATAATACGTTTCATATTGCTTTAATACTTTCTGTTGTTTTTTTACTCTCCAATAAAAACATCCGAAAGAAAATATTCAGTTCAGCAGAGATAAAAACTGGCTTAGTCATAACCTCTATATTTCTTTTTTACTACTCTATAAGCGGTCTGTGGAATGCGAATTCTGAAACACTGGTTTCAGACCTGACCCATAGTGTTTATATTATTTTCTTTATGGCTATTTTTTATATCATAAGTTTTTATAATAAAAAGAACCTTATGCTGGCCATGGTTTTTTCATCAATTGTCATTCTATGTTTATTGACTTTCTTTTATGTCAATAAACACACGTTGCTGCATAATCGCCTTGAAAGAGCCTTCCCGCTGGCACCGGAAAACGTGATAGATATGGCTGGCTACTTTGGTGTCGGTATCTTTTGCGGGCTGATTCTGCTGCGAGAAACCGGTAAAAAATGGCTCTACCTGCCCATTGCGATGCTCTTTGTCGCCATTCTGCTTACGCAAAGCCGTGGCCCGCTGTTCTCACTGATTATTGCACTGGCCCCGATGATGTTGTTAATCAAACGATTACATCGCAAAGACTGGTTAATCATTGGCCTGATCTTACTGGCGATCGGGTTGGGCATGGTATATACCAACAGCTTTGACGTTTTAATTGCGCGTATACAGAACAGTTACTCACAGAGTTTTGTTCGTTTTGGTATCTGGGAAAATGCACTGAGCTATATACAGCAGAAACCGTGGTTTGGCTGGGGCTTTGGTCAGGAGCTAAACTTTGTGAACGAAATCGGGCAGCGGGTTCATACCACGCACAGCCTCTATTTCTCTTCATTGCTGAAAGGTGGCATTGTCGGTGGGCTGATGCTGCTGGTGGTGATTGGTTACGGTTTCTATCTGGGATGGCAGCATATTAAAGCGCACCAGGCGCTGGAAGCATCAATGTTTCTCTTTGTCCTGCTGTTTTATACCACTCAGGGGATGTTCCTGATTGGTAATCCTGGCACATCGTGGGTGATGTTCTGGCTGCCACTGGCTATTATTATGGTATTACCTAAACGGCAGTAATCACCGGTAACCGTTACGCCGATATCGGGTCGACGTAACGGTTATTGTTATTAAGCTGATACTAATTGAGTAATCTTTTCCTGCACCGCTTCTGCACTAATTTGCTCTAACGGCTGGCGGCTGTCAGGCCGTATTTCATCCAACTTCATAATCATATGCAGCTGCGGATCCTGATAAGGCCCGGTGTGTTTAGGCTCTGCATCCGCATAGAGGCTGACGGTAGCGGTTTGCAATGCAATGGCAAGATGAAGCGGGCCTGTGTCTCCTGTCACTAATACATTCAGCCCGTCGATTAGCGTCAGCAGCTCCACCAGCGAAGTTTTCCCCACTTTATTCTCCACGAGGGAAAAAATCTCAGGCCCCACCAGCTGCTCAAACTCAGCCACCAAACCCCGATCTTTGGGGCCGCCAGTGAGTACGACCTGGTATTGATCATCCTGGCACAGCAAGCTGGCTAACTCGGCAAAACGCTTAACCGGCCAGCAGCGTTTAGCTTCTGAAGCCCCCATCTGAAAACCGATACGAATTTTACCCCCCGGGTTTTCACTGGCACGCCAGGCAACCGGAATATGCATGCGACAATCGTCATTACGACATCCAAGCGGGGTGAGCAGATCTAGCTTACGTTGAATCAAATGTCCGTTATAAGGCCTGGAATAGAGATTCAACCAACGATCCATCAGCGGGCTATCGACCCGATACTGATCGCGGATAATGTATTCGCTGTTGGACAACACAGCACATAGCACGTCATAAGGCATATAAGAATGCAGAATCACCGTAAGCTGCGGCTGAAAGCCACGCAGAGACTTAATCAAGCGGTGCGCATTTCGAATCTTATTATCCCAGTAAAAAACCTCATCAAACCACGGGCTGGGATCGACTAACGGGCCGTTTTTCACACTGGATACAAGGACGAACGAGGCTTGAGGATATCGCTGTTTCAACGCAAAGATGGCAGGCGTGTTAAACATCAAATCGCCCAGCGCGGTAGTCGAAAAAATCGCTATACGCTGAAATTCCATTTCGGCATTCAGGGGTTTATTTTTTTTCAGGTGGCGGGAGAAAAAGGTATATAACGTTAATGCCCGGTTAATCCACTTTACTTTAGATTCCTTCATTACACCACTCAACTTTTTCTTATAAAACACTTCCAGACTCATACGCTGGAACGGAATTAAACCTGTCTGCTTTTAAAGTAAAACAAGTTCACTAAGCTAACCTGGGGGTAATACAGATGGCCCGCATGATAGCACTGTTTTTCGCGAGTTACGACGTGAAGGATAGGCTCAGAAAGGCCTGAGAACCGCCCTGTCCGCAGTGCCTGGCGTATTGCACTTACCGTCTTAATCCCGCAGTATATTGCTTAATATTAAAACGTTGGCCCAACGACGGATAGTCACGTCACACATTAAACGGAGTGAGAACCTGTATGGCAATTCTGATAACTGGCGGGGCTGGCTATATCGGTTCTCACACCGTGATGTCACTGCTGGAAAACCAGTATGACGTGGTGGTACTGGACAATCTGGTCAATGCATCCCCGATCGCCCTGGAGAGAGTGGAACGTTTAACCGGCTGCAAAATCACGTTCTATCCGAATGATATCCAGGATCGCGAACAGCTGAGATCGATTTTTGCCCAACATGACATCTCCGCAGTTATCCACTTTGCTGGTTTGAAATCCGTTAGTGAGTCCGTCGCTAAACCTCTCGAATACTATCAAAACAATGTTGCCGGCACGCTGATCTTGCTGGATGAGATGCGTGCGGCGGGCGTTCACGACTTTATATTCAGCTCTTCGGCGACGGTTTATGGTGCGCCGGAATCGACACCGCTGCGTGAGACCTCCAGAACTGGCGGCACAACGAATCCTTACGGTACCTCCAAGCTGATGGTTGAACAGATCCTGCTCGACTTCGCCAAAGCCTGCCCGGATTTTGCAATCACCATCCTGCGTTACTTTAATCCTGTGGGCGCCCATGAGTCAGGCCTGATTGGGGAAGATCCGAATGGCATCCCGAACAACCTGATGCCGTATATTTCTCAGGTTGCCAGTGGAAAACTTCAGCGCCTGTCAATTTTTGGTGACGACTACCCCACCCCAGATGGAACCGGTGTTCGCGACTACGTCCATGTAATGGATTTAGCGGAGGGCCATTTAAAAGCGCTGCAACATATCCGGCAATTCCCCGGAGTCAGCATTTACAATCTGGGAACAGGCGTTGGCTATTCCGTACTGCAAATGCTGAAAGCATTCGAAAAAGTTTCAGGCCGCCCGGTGCCGTACCAGATTGTTCCACGCCGGGAGGGTGATATTGCCGAATGCTGGGCTGATGTTGAGCAGGCAAGCAAGCACCTGGGCTGGAAAGCCCGGCGTGGTCTCGATGAGATGATGCGGGATGCATGGAACTGGCAGGAAAAAAACCCTCTCGGCTTTCAGAGCTGAAGCAGCCACTACTCAGCCCTGACAGCGGTGTGTACAGGGCTATAAATAAGCTATAGCGTGCTGATTTTGCTCTGGTGGTACTCTGCCAGAGTTTTTCCCACTGTGCGTTCAGCAAGCCAGCTAAATAACTGCTCCAGATCCTGATACAAACGCTCAATATGCTGTTCTGTCGAAAA carries:
- the galE gene encoding UDP-glucose 4-epimerase GalE, translating into MAILITGGAGYIGSHTVMSLLENQYDVVVLDNLVNASPIALERVERLTGCKITFYPNDIQDREQLRSIFAQHDISAVIHFAGLKSVSESVAKPLEYYQNNVAGTLILLDEMRAAGVHDFIFSSSATVYGAPESTPLRETSRTGGTTNPYGTSKLMVEQILLDFAKACPDFAITILRYFNPVGAHESGLIGEDPNGIPNNLMPYISQVASGKLQRLSIFGDDYPTPDGTGVRDYVHVMDLAEGHLKALQHIRQFPGVSIYNLGTGVGYSVLQMLKAFEKVSGRPVPYQIVPRREGDIAECWADVEQASKHLGWKARRGLDEMMRDAWNWQEKNPLGFQS
- a CDS encoding O-antigen ligase family protein; protein product: MLHNRLERAFPLAPENVIDMAGYFGVGIFCGLILLRETGKKWLYLPIAMLFVAILLTQSRGPLFSLIIALAPMMLLIKRLHRKDWLIIGLILLAIGLGMVYTNSFDVLIARIQNSYSQSFVRFGIWENALSYIQQKPWFGWGFGQELNFVNEIGQRVHTTHSLYFSSLLKGGIVGGLMLLVVIGYGFYLGWQHIKAHQALEASMFLFVLLFYTTQGMFLIGNPGTSWVMFWLPLAIIMVLPKRQ
- a CDS encoding glycosyltransferase family 9 protein — translated: MSLEVFYKKKLSGVMKESKVKWINRALTLYTFFSRHLKKNKPLNAEMEFQRIAIFSTTALGDLMFNTPAIFALKQRYPQASFVLVSSVKNGPLVDPSPWFDEVFYWDNKIRNAHRLIKSLRGFQPQLTVILHSYMPYDVLCAVLSNSEYIIRDQYRVDSPLMDRWLNLYSRPYNGHLIQRKLDLLTPLGCRNDDCRMHIPVAWRASENPGGKIRIGFQMGASEAKRCWPVKRFAELASLLCQDDQYQVVLTGGPKDRGLVAEFEQLVGPEIFSLVENKVGKTSLVELLTLIDGLNVLVTGDTGPLHLAIALQTATVSLYADAEPKHTGPYQDPQLHMIMKLDEIRPDSRQPLEQISAEAVQEKITQLVSA